ACGGGATGAGCTGCACGACCAGAGCACACGTGATCCGCTCACCCGGCTCTATAATCGGCGTTACTTTCTGGAAGCGATGCGCGCCGAACACGCAACAGCCGCGCGCAAGGATCAACGCTTTGCGGTGCTGTCGTTTGATGCGGACAAGTTCAAGGCGTTCAACGACAATCACGGGCACGATGCAGGCGATATGGTGCTGCGCGCCATCGGAGACCGAATGCACGAACTCTTTCAGCATGGCGAGACGCCCTGCCGTTTTGGAGGAGAAGAATTTTCCGTTCTTCTGCCGTGTGCAGACGCGGACATCGCTATGGGGGTGGCCGAGGTGCTGCGCGCAGGTATCGAAGACACCCGTATCCGCTATGGCGCAGAAGAGCTGCCGCGCGTGACAATCTCGATCGGGGTCGCTGTTTATCCGGATCACGGCAACCTGCCGCAGGATCTGTTGAACGCCGCCGACCGCGCGCTTTATGTCGCCAAGGCGGCGGGCCGCAACTGCGTGCGGTTGGTTGGGCGGGGCGCATAGCACGCCCAAACGCGCCTACTTCTTGAGAAGGCGATCCGCCTTTTTGCGCACCAGAACTGATCGCAGGTCATGCATCGCCAGCAACAGATCGTCGGTCACTTCTTCCAATTGCTTGTCGCTGGCCTTGGAATGCGACCAGTGCGTCACCTGGTTCAGGTAATCGACGGCCCGAAAGATGTCGTCGATATCGCGCTCTGCCAAAAGCGCGATACGATGTTCCATCCAATGCTCGATCTCGCGCATATCCGCCTTGGTCAGCTTGCGCCCGCCATGCGGTTTGATCTCGCCGTTGCGGATGTTGACAACGGCGACCTGCTCCATCTCGATCCGGCGTTGCCGGTTTTCAGTGTCCACGCGAAAGACAAAGGCGCCGTTGTCGCGGACGCGAAAATAGTATTCGGGCAACTCGGGGGCCATGCCTGTTCCTTTGTTTTCTATGTCAGCGACGCACAGAACCGTTGAATGCGCGTGCAGGCCTCTTTCAGGGCCTCGTCCGAGGTAGCGTAGCTTACCCGGAAGTTTGGCGAAAGCCCGAAGGCCGCGCCAAAAACAACCGCCACATCAGCCTTTTCCAGCAAAGCGATGGCAAAAGCCTCGTCACTGTCGATGACAGTGCCCTGGGGAGTGGTCTTGCCCATCAGGCCCGCGATCGAGGGGTATACGTAAAACGCGCCTTCGGGCGTCGGGCAGGAGATGCCATCGATTTCGTTCAGCATCTTGACCACCAGATCCCGGCGCCGCACGAATTTTTCGTTGTTGGGGGCCAGGAAGTCCTGCGTGCCATTCAGGGCCTCAACCGCCGCCCATTGGCTGACGGAACAGGGGTTCGAGGTGGATTGAGACTGCACCTTGCGCATCGCCGCGATCAACTCGACCGGACCCGCCGCATACCCAATGCGCCAGCCGGTCATGGCATAGGCTTTGGAGACGCCGTTGCAGGTCAACGTGCGGCCATAAAGCTGCGGCTCGATCTGGGCCGGGGTGCAGAACTCGAACCCGTCATAAGCCAGATGCTCATACATGTCGTCTGTCATGATCCAGACGTGGGGATGGCGCAGCAGCACATCGGTCAGCTCTTTCAACTCTTCCCGGCTGTACCCCGCGCCCGTCGGGTTTGAGGGCGAATTGAAGATGAACCATTTGGTCTTGGGTGTGATCGCGGCCTCAAGCTGATCGGCGGTCAGTTTGAAGTTCGTCTGGATCGAGGTTTCGGCGATCACCGGCGCGCCACCCGCCAGCAGCACCATATCGGGGTAGCTGACCCAATAGGGGGCGGGAATGACCACCTCGTCGCCTTCGTTCAGCGTTGCCATCAGCGCGTTGTACAGCGTCTGCTTGCCGCCGGTTCCGACCGAAATCTGCGCGGGCGTGTACTCCAACCCATGATCGCGCTTCATCTTGGCGCAGACGGCCTGCTTCAGCTCGGGGATGCCGTCGGGAGCGGTGTATTTCGTCTTGCCCGCGGCAATCGCGGCGACGGCGGCGTCCTTGATGTTCTGGGGGGTGTCGAAATCGGGCTCGCCCGCGCTCAGGCCAATAACGTCGCGTCCGGCGGCCTTCAACTCGGCCGCCTTGGCTGTCATTGCGATTGTGGGCGAAGGTTTGACGCGGGACAATGTCGCAGACAGGAAACTCATGGGCGGCCTCGGTTTGTATGTTGATCAAACCTGTCATAGGGTGCGCCCGATAGACGATCAAGTGATATACAGATAGAGCGGCAGGAGAGCCCAAATGAGCACTGACAACGATTGGTTCGGACCGGAATCGGCAACCTTTGGAGACCGCGTTGCAGGCGCCCGCGAAGCCGCAGGAATGACGCAAGCGCAGCTGGCCCGCCGCCTGGGCGTCAAAAAGGCCACCGTGTCCGGTTGGGAGCAGGATCTGTCTGAGCCGCGCGCCAACAAACTGTCGATGATGGCGGGGCTGCTCAACGTCTCGATCATGTGGCTCTTGACCGGTGAAGGCGAGGGGATGGAAGAACCCGCAGGCGAGGTCACGCCGATCGAAGGGCTGTCTGATGTGGTGATGGAACTGCGCGCGATCCGGGCCGATATGCGAGCCAATGCAGAACGTGCCGCCCGGCTGGAAAAGCGACTGCGCCAGATGCTGGGCCAACCCTGATGGCCGAGTTGTTGGAGCATCGGCTGAAACGGTTGAAAATGCGATCAATGCGTCGGGGCATCAAAGAGATGGATATCATTCTCACAGCCTATGCGGATCGCAATCTTCAGGACATGGACGGAGCTGGCCTGGATCTGTACGAGGCGATGCTGCATGAAAATGACCAGGACCTCTATCAATGGGTTACGGGCCAAGTCCAAGCGCCTGATCCTTATGGCGCCCTGATTGCGGATATCGCGCAAACGTTTCAAAAATAACACAGTTTTCTGCTTAACTGATTATTCGGCTTTTGAGCGCATTTTCTACTGAAGAAAAGCGAGTCGGAGAGACGGATGAGTATGGAAATGCAAGTTACCCCGACCGGCACCAAAGGGTTCATGACCAGCTATCTTGAGACGCTGGCGCTTGTGGAACGTCTGCACCGTCTGCTGCTGGACGTCATCAAGGATGAATTCGAGCGGGTCGGTGTTTTGGAAATCAATGCGGTTCAGGCCCTGTTGCTGTTCAATATCGGCGACAATGAGGTGACGGCAGGCGAGTTGAAAAGCCGTGGCTATTACCAGGGCAGCAACGTCAGCTATAACCTGAAAAAGCTGGTCGAGATGGGCTATATGCACCACCAGCGGTGCGAAATTGACCGCCGCTCGGTGCGGGTGCGTCTGACGGCCAAGGGGCGTGACGTGCGCGATGTTGTGACGGACCTGTTCTTGCGCCATGCCGAAGGGTTGGAAGAACGGTCGGTGATCGATGCGCAGGGCATCGAGGATATCACTCGGTCGCTGAAACGGGTTGAGCGGTATTGGACCGATCAGATCCGCTACATCTATTGAGCTGGTTTGCGATGGCTTGGCGGGCTTTGTGACAGCACAACAACCGCCAGCTCTCGCAGCAGTTTGCGCGTCATCGCGGCTTGAAAATCCTCGAACCCCAGTGCTGTTTCCACAAAGGCGTCAGGGCCGTGGATCACGCGGGCCTGGAAATAGGCGACCAACTCGCCGATCTGGGCCATGCGTGTATCGGTGCTGTTCTGAGAATCTGCGCCGATGACAAGCCCGTTGATGATGACCGCAGAGCCCTCAAGTTCGGCTTTGACCATGTGCGGGGATGGGCCCATGTTGTGCAAGCCGTCCCCTGACAGATCGAGGGTGTGCTTCCAACAGTCGGGCATTTGGGCCAGTTGAGAAACCCCGAATTGCACTGCGGTTCCTACAGCTGTTCCCGGTGGGGCAGGCGCGCGCTGTGTCACGGCTAGGGTCTGCGTGATCCGCGCCAGTGTTTGGGGGGAGTTTACAGGGGTCCAGTTCAACAAAACCCGCTGGAATTCAGGTGCGCTCCATTCAAAGACCATCAGATGAACCGGCAGTTCAGGTGTCGAGAGTAGGGCGCGTTTGACCTCTGGGTCTTGTAACGCACCCGCTAGCCCATCGAGCTGCAATCGGTATTCCTGACCGCTGACCGAACCTGACACATCCAGGCCCAAAGCCAAAGCTTGTCGGCAGGAGGACGCCTCGCCCATCCCTGCGATGCCGCTGCACAGCGACACCGCAAGCGTAAGGGCGAGACGTAGGTGCTTGATCACCAGTGACCAGTGCTTTCCATGCTGACCCAGGGTTCTGCCGGTGCCAGTGCTTCGCCGTTTTGCAGCAGTTCGATCGAGATGTTGTCGGGCGAGCGAACAAAGGCCATACGGCCGTCGCGCGGTGGGCGGTTGATGACCACACCGTTGTCCCGCAGCATCAGGCACATGCCGTAGATGTCATCGACGCCATAGGCCAGATGGCCAAAGTGGCGACTGTCGGCGGGCAACTCATCATCACCGTCCCAATTGTAGGTCAGCTCAAGCGGGGTTTCATCCTGACCAGGGGCCGCCAGATAGACCAGTGTGAACCGGCCCTGTTCGCTTTC
This Falsiruegeria litorea R37 DNA region includes the following protein-coding sequences:
- a CDS encoding pyridoxal phosphate-dependent aminotransferase, which codes for MSFLSATLSRVKPSPTIAMTAKAAELKAAGRDVIGLSAGEPDFDTPQNIKDAAVAAIAAGKTKYTAPDGIPELKQAVCAKMKRDHGLEYTPAQISVGTGGKQTLYNALMATLNEGDEVVIPAPYWVSYPDMVLLAGGAPVIAETSIQTNFKLTADQLEAAITPKTKWFIFNSPSNPTGAGYSREELKELTDVLLRHPHVWIMTDDMYEHLAYDGFEFCTPAQIEPQLYGRTLTCNGVSKAYAMTGWRIGYAAGPVELIAAMRKVQSQSTSNPCSVSQWAAVEALNGTQDFLAPNNEKFVRRRDLVVKMLNEIDGISCPTPEGAFYVYPSIAGLMGKTTPQGTVIDSDEAFAIALLEKADVAVVFGAAFGLSPNFRVSYATSDEALKEACTRIQRFCASLT
- a CDS encoding helix-turn-helix domain-containing protein → MSTDNDWFGPESATFGDRVAGAREAAGMTQAQLARRLGVKKATVSGWEQDLSEPRANKLSMMAGLLNVSIMWLLTGEGEGMEEPAGEVTPIEGLSDVVMELRAIRADMRANAERAARLEKRLRQMLGQP
- a CDS encoding FAD assembly factor SdhE, with the protein product MAELLEHRLKRLKMRSMRRGIKEMDIILTAYADRNLQDMDGAGLDLYEAMLHENDQDLYQWVTGQVQAPDPYGALIADIAQTFQK
- a CDS encoding MarR family winged helix-turn-helix transcriptional regulator; its protein translation is MSMEMQVTPTGTKGFMTSYLETLALVERLHRLLLDVIKDEFERVGVLEINAVQALLLFNIGDNEVTAGELKSRGYYQGSNVSYNLKKLVEMGYMHHQRCEIDRRSVRVRLTAKGRDVRDVVTDLFLRHAEGLEERSVIDAQGIEDITRSLKRVERYWTDQIRYIY
- a CDS encoding DUF1194 domain-containing protein; translated protein: MIKHLRLALTLAVSLCSGIAGMGEASSCRQALALGLDVSGSVSGQEYRLQLDGLAGALQDPEVKRALLSTPELPVHLMVFEWSAPEFQRVLLNWTPVNSPQTLARITQTLAVTQRAPAPPGTAVGTAVQFGVSQLAQMPDCWKHTLDLSGDGLHNMGPSPHMVKAELEGSAVIINGLVIGADSQNSTDTRMAQIGELVAYFQARVIHGPDAFVETALGFEDFQAAMTRKLLRELAVVVLSQSPPSHRKPAQ
- a CDS encoding VOC family protein, which produces MSLKYLHVMVRVKDLEKSMAFYELLGLREIRRYESEQGRFTLVYLAAPGQDETPLELTYNWDGDDELPADSRHFGHLAYGVDDIYGMCLMLRDNGVVINRPPRDGRMAFVRSPDNISIELLQNGEALAPAEPWVSMESTGHW